From Rutidosis leptorrhynchoides isolate AG116_Rl617_1_P2 chromosome 3, CSIRO_AGI_Rlap_v1, whole genome shotgun sequence, a single genomic window includes:
- the LOC139897406 gene encoding equilibrative nucleotide transporter 3-like, producing MKTTNADSTNEQPPAKLEGKSYAVFVCWILGFGSLVAWNSMLTIGDYYYAVFPDYHPSRVLTLVYQPFAIGTMIILAYREAKINTRKRNIFGYILFFLCTGALIVVDLASSGKGGIGNYLAICVFVAGFGVADAHVQGGMVGDLAFMNPEFMQSFFAGLAASGVLTSSLRLITKASFDKASHGLRKGTILFLAISTFCEFICIFLYAFVFGKLPIVKYYRAKAAREGSKTVTSDLAAAGIQTEPNQTADVDVKLPERLGNKQLLRENIDYCLDLYMIYVLTLSIFPGFLYENTGHHGLGSWYPLVLIAMYNVLDLIGRYTPLIRFLKIESRKGIMITILLRVLFIPAFYFTAKYGDQGWMIFLIAALGWTNGHLTVCVMTVASKGYTGPEANALGNILVVFLLGGIFSGVSLDWLWIIGNGTF from the exons ATGAAAACCACGAATGCTGATAGTACCAATGAACAGCCTCCGGCTAAACTTGAG GGAAAGTCTTATGCAGTATTTGTGTGTTGGATACTTGGATTTGGGTCTTTGGTTGCTTGGAATAGTATGTTAACTATAGGAGACTATTACTATGCAGTATTTCCT gATTACCATCCATCAAGAGTACTTACACTAGTGTACCAGCCGTTTGCCATAGGCACAATGATTATACTTGCATATAGAGAAGCAAAAATCAATACTAGAAAGCGTAACATTTTTGGTTACATCTTGTTCTTTTTATGCACAGGAGCACTCATTGTG GTAGATTTAGCCTCATCGGGGAAAGGCGGAATTGGAAATTACCTTGCCATTTGTGTTTTTGTTGCCGGTTTTGGTGTAGCTGATGCTCATGTTCAAGGTGGAATGGTTGGAGATTTGGCTTTTATGAATCCTGAATTCATGCAA TCTTTTTTTGCTGGTTTGGCAGCATCTGGTGTTCTAACCTCTAGTTTAAGGTTAATCACAAAAGCTTCTTTTGACAAAGCGTCACATGGTCTACGAAAAGGGACTA TATTATTTCTAGCTATCTCGACGTTCTGCGAGTTTATATGTATTTTTCTCTATGCATTTGTATTTGGTAAGTTACCAATTGTAAAGTATTATCGCGCAAAAGCTGCACGAGAAGGCTCAAAAACTGTTACATCTGATCTTGCTGCAGCCGGCATCCAAACTGAACCGAACCAAACT GCTGATGTCGATGTTAAGCTTCCTGAGCGATTGGGCAATAAACAATTGTTGCGGGAGAACATTGATTATTGCTTGGATTTGTACATGATATATGTCCTTACTTTATCCATTTTTCCTGGCTTCTTGTATGAAAATACAGGACATCATGGATTGGGCTCATG GTACCCGCTAGTTTTAATCGCGATGTACAATGTTTTGGATTTGATAGGAAGATACACTCCTCTAATTAGATTTCTAAAAATAGAATCACGAAAGGGGATAATGATTACAATATTGTTACGTGTATTATTCATTCCGGCTTTCTATTTCACTGCAAAATACGGTGATCAAGGATGGATGATTTTTCTTATAGCCGCACTTGGATGGACAAATGGTCATCTCACTGTATGTGTTATGACTGTAGCTTCAAAAGGTTACACg GGTCCAGAGGCGAACGCTTTAGGAAACATCTTGGTAGTGTTTCTTCTAGGAGGAATTTTCTCAGGTGTCTCTCTTGATTGGCTATGGATCATCGGTAACGGGACCTTTTGA